From the Heterodontus francisci isolate sHetFra1 unplaced genomic scaffold, sHetFra1.hap1 HAP1_SCAFFOLD_61, whole genome shotgun sequence genome, the window ttctctttgctcttcaccgctgctcccaaacgcctccagtgcagtcaaaacataaggtgtcagaagtgggattcgaacccacgcctccaatggagacggcgatctgaacgcagcgccttagaccgctcggccatcctgactacctGCGACGTGctgtcaatgctaaggaaattattcattctttgtgaaagtatttgtgagattgtggaaatgtctggaagaggaaagaccagcgggaaagctcgagccaaggccaagtctcgctcctcccgggctggactgcagttcccggtgggccgtgttcacaggctcctgagaaaggggaactatgctgagcgtgtgggtgccggagccccggtctatctggcttctgtgctcgagtatctgaccgctgaaatcctcgagctggccgggaacgcggcccgggacaacaagaagacccgcaacatcctcagacacctgcagctggccgtccgcaacgacgaggagctcaacaagctgctgggaggagtgactatcgctcagggcggggtgctgcctaatatccaggccgtgctgctgcccaagaaaaccagcgctcagagctcccagaaaaagtaaagcggccaaaatgtcatcaaataaaccaaaggctcttttcagagccacccacagtctctgtgaaagga encodes:
- the LOC137363435 gene encoding histone H2A-like codes for the protein MSGRGKTSGKARAKAKSRSSRAGLQFPVGRVHRLLRKGNYAERVGAGAPVYLASVLEYLTAEILELAGNAARDNKKTRNILRHLQLAVRNDEELNKLLGGVTIAQGGVLPNIQAVLLPKKLFGSLEHRHQHGSGVDRPNGTATSFASTGANDP